One window of Globicephala melas chromosome 5, mGloMel1.2, whole genome shotgun sequence genomic DNA carries:
- the NPY1R gene encoding neuropeptide Y receptor type 1: MNSTLFSQVENHSIYYNFSEKNSQFLAFENDDCHLPLAMIFTLALAYGAVIILGVSGNLALIIIILKQKELRNVTNILIVNLSFSDLLVAIMCLPFTFVYTLMDHWVFGEAMCKLNPFVQCVSITVSIFSLVLIAVERHQLIINPRGWRPSNRHAYVGIAVIWVLAVASSLPFLIYQVLTDEPFQNVTLDAFKDKYVCFDKFPSDSHRLSYTTLLLVLQYFGPLCFIFICYFKIYIRLKRRNNMMDKMRDSKYRSSETKRINVMLLSIVVAFAVCWLPLTIFNTVFDWNHQIIATCNHNLLFLLCHLTAMISTCVNPIFYGFLNKNFQRDLQFFFNFCDFRSQDDDYETIAMSTIHTDVSKTSLKQPSPVMLKKIHSDDNEKI, from the exons ATGAATTCAACGTTATTTTCCCAGGTAGAAAATCATTCAATCTATTATAATTTTTCAGAGAAGAATTCCCAGTTTTTGGCTTTCGAAAATGACGATTGTCATCTGCCCTTGGCCATGATATTCACGTTAGCTCTTGCCTATGGAGCTGTGATCATTCTTGGGGTCTCTGGAAACCTGGCCTTGATCATCATCATCTTGAAACAAAAGGAGTTGAGAAATGTCACCAACATCCTGATTGTGAACCTTTCCTTCTCAGACTTGCTTGTTGCTATCATGTGTCTCCCCTTCACGTTTGTCTACACGTTGATGGACCACTGGGTTTTTGGTGAGGCAATGTGCAAGTTGAACCCTTTCGTACAGTGTGTTTCCATCACTGTGTCTATCTTCTCTCTGGTCCTCATTGCCGTGGAACGGCATCAGCTGATCATCAATCCACGGGGCTGGAGACCAAGTAATAGACATGCTTACGTAGGCATTGCTGTCATCTGGGTCCTTGCTGTGGCttcttctctgcccttcctgATCTACCAAGTATTGACGGATGAACCGTTCCAGAATGTGACCCTTGATGCGTTCAAGGACAAGTACGTCTGCTTTGATAAATTCCCATCAGACTCTCACCGGTTGTCTTACACCACTCTTCTCTTGGTGCTGCAGTATTTTGGCCCactctgttttatatttatttgctaCTTCAAG ATATATATAcgcttaaaaagaagaaacaacatgATGGACAAGATGAGAGACAGTAAGTACAGGTCCAGCGAAACCAAAAGAATCAACGTCATGCTGCTGTCCATCGTGGTGGCGTTTGCGGTCTGCTGGCTGCCGCTCACCATCTTCAACACCGTGTTCGACTGGAATCATCAGATCATTGCTACGTGCAACCATAATCTgttattcctgctctgccacctcACAGCCATGATCTCCACCTGTGTCAACCCCATATTTTATGGCTTCCTGAACAAAAACTTCCAGAGAGACCTGCAGTTCTTCTTTAACTTTTGTGATTTCCGGTCTCAGGATGACGACTACGAGACCATCGCCATGTCCACCATTCACACGGATGTTTCTAAGACGTCTCTGAAGCAACCAAGCCCAGTCATGCTTAAAAAGATCCACAGTGATGATAATGAAAAAATCTGA